GGGACGATTTGTTGGATGGTACTGGCACCACCGCATTGCAGTTTATCGAGGCGGAACTAAAGGCTGATGCTTGCAATTGGGGCAATGTGCCGGATTTTCTGATTTTGGAAGCTGGGGGCCAACCAGTTGCGGCCGCCGCCGGATATGTACCAGGGACGGATGATTACTGTCCATTATGCCTATCCCAGCTAGGGGCGATCGCCAAGGAGTTGAACTGGGGAGAAGAAACCCTAGAGGGTTTTCGTGAGCATTATGTGGGGCTTTGGGGAGGGAATTTACGGCCATTGTTTCTCACACCCCAGGCAACCTGGATTATCGAAAATGTGGCCGTATTACCGGAGGCCCGGGGCCAAGGTTTTGGCAAAGCGTTACTAAGGGCTTTATTGGCCAAAGGGCGATCACAGGGCCATGAATTTGCTGGCATTATGGTAATCAAT
The genomic region above belongs to Synechocystis sp. PCC 6803 substr. PCC-P and contains:
- a CDS encoding N-acetyltransferase; protein product: MSTTLNTRQATTADIPFLARIEYEASLPPLNHCFWDDLLDGTGTTALQFIEAELKADACNWGNVPDFLILEAGGQPVAAAAGYVPGTDDYCPLCLSQLGAIAKELNWGEETLEGFREHYVGLWGGNLRPLFLTPQATWIIENVAVLPEARGQGFGKALLRALLAKGRSQGHEFAGIMVINGNDRARHTYESVGFKPYQTFYKDYFWEQFKIDFPGVTKFGMRLN